The following are encoded together in the Lactuca sativa cultivar Salinas chromosome 1, Lsat_Salinas_v11, whole genome shotgun sequence genome:
- the LOC111886094 gene encoding auxin-responsive protein SAUR50 — MAKVRSGSNGKKNNGILKLKLVLERLQKGLFLAKKRRESFSGQEMVPKDVKEGHFAVIASDDYVERRFIVPITYLRHPEFLRLLERAAEEYGFDHEGALMIPCRPSELEWILEKQRRSEDGENWHSYKTMVESC; from the coding sequence ATGGCAAAGGTGAGAAGTGGTAGTAATGGTAAGAAAAACAACGGTATTTTGAAGCTTAAGCTAGTTCTGGAGAGATTGCAAAAGGGTCTTTTCTTAGCCAAGAAAAGGAGAGAGTCGTTTTCTGGCCAAGAAATGGTACCAAAAGACGTGAAAGAAGGACACTTTGCTGTGATAGCATCCGATGATTATGTTGAAAGGAGATTTATTGTTCCTATCACTTATCTCAGACACCCTGAATTTTTAAGACTCTTGGAGAGGGCTGCAGAAGAGTATGGATTCGACCATGAAGGTGCATTGATGATACCTTGTAGACCAAGTGAGCTAGAGTGGATATTAGAGAAGCAAAGAAGGTCTGAAGATGGTGAAAATTGGCATTCATATAAAACCATGGTGGAAAGCTGTTGA